One part of the Immundisolibacter sp. genome encodes these proteins:
- a CDS encoding Crp/Fnr family transcriptional regulator has product MPPPVTNRLIGGLPARDHARALEHCESVDLVFGTILCEPGQPFRYAYFPLTGFISLVATVSGHKPLEMGLIGNEGMLGATLALGVRNSPQRGVVQGSGTALRMTVAHLRAELRDSAALRRTLDRYLYVLMAQLSQTAACTRFHAIGARLARWLLMTHDRAHGDHFDLTHDFLADMLGVRRSAVTIAAGALQRRKLISYSRGRIVILDRKGLEAASCECYRAVVDDYLNIFGNGAPVQ; this is encoded by the coding sequence ATGCCCCCCCCCGTCACTAATCGCCTGATCGGCGGCTTGCCCGCCAGGGACCACGCGCGTGCTTTGGAGCACTGCGAGTCGGTCGACCTCGTCTTTGGCACGATTCTGTGTGAGCCCGGCCAACCGTTCCGATACGCGTATTTCCCGTTGACGGGCTTCATTTCACTGGTGGCAACAGTGAGCGGTCACAAACCGCTCGAGATGGGATTGATTGGTAACGAGGGCATGCTGGGCGCCACGCTTGCGCTCGGGGTCAGGAACTCACCCCAGCGCGGCGTGGTCCAGGGTTCGGGTACCGCCTTGCGGATGACGGTTGCGCACCTGCGAGCGGAGCTTCGCGACAGCGCGGCCTTGCGACGTACGCTCGATCGCTACCTGTACGTGTTGATGGCGCAACTGTCGCAGACCGCTGCCTGCACGCGCTTTCATGCGATCGGGGCGCGTCTGGCGCGCTGGCTATTGATGACGCACGACCGGGCGCATGGGGATCATTTCGATCTCACGCACGATTTCCTGGCCGACATGCTCGGCGTGCGAAGGAGTGCCGTCACCATCGCCGCCGGCGCGCTGCAGCGCCGGAAACTGATCAGCTACAGTCGCGGCAGGATTGTCATTCTGGATCGAAAGGGACTGGAGGCAGCGTCCTGCGAATGCTACCGGGCGGTCGTCGACGACTACTTGAACATATTCGGCAATGGTGCGCCCGTACAGTAA
- a CDS encoding phosphatase PAP2 family protein, which translates to MAAQTNWAGELWRGFKAHFWLKMFCAWLLALGFFPCYFLLLKAPLWPVTWMPVTAPDRWIGFWPGALWLYVSLWVYVPLAPGLLTERRELADYYRAMVALSLSGLAVFLLWPTASPRPVIDWMQHPPFGPIIAADDVGNALPSLHAAFAVFTAIWLDRLLRRVGAPLWPHIANVCWGLGILYSTIATRQHVAVDIAAGSALGWLAAVLHARWLRSRRPAFGKPANSEQRETG; encoded by the coding sequence GTGGCTGCCCAAACGAACTGGGCGGGTGAGCTGTGGCGCGGGTTCAAGGCGCATTTCTGGCTCAAGATGTTCTGTGCCTGGCTGCTCGCCCTGGGCTTCTTCCCCTGTTACTTCCTGCTGCTCAAGGCTCCCCTGTGGCCGGTCACGTGGATGCCGGTCACCGCACCTGATCGCTGGATCGGCTTCTGGCCGGGCGCCCTGTGGCTGTACGTTTCGCTGTGGGTCTATGTGCCGCTCGCGCCGGGCCTGCTCACGGAGCGACGCGAGCTTGCGGACTATTACCGGGCGATGGTTGCACTCAGCCTGAGCGGCCTGGCGGTGTTCCTGCTGTGGCCGACGGCCAGTCCACGCCCGGTGATCGACTGGATGCAGCATCCGCCGTTCGGGCCGATCATCGCCGCCGACGACGTGGGCAACGCCCTGCCGTCGCTGCACGCGGCCTTTGCCGTGTTCACGGCGATCTGGCTGGACCGCCTGCTGCGCCGCGTCGGCGCGCCACTGTGGCCGCATATCGCGAACGTCTGCTGGGGGCTGGGAATTCTGTATTCGACCATCGCCACCCGCCAGCACGTGGCAGTGGACATCGCCGCCGGCTCGGCGCTGGGCTGGCTGGCCGCGGTGCTGCACGCCCGCTGGCTGCGCTCGCGCCGGCCTGCGTTCGGGAAACCCGCAAATTCCGAACAACGGGAAACGGGCTGA
- a CDS encoding class I SAM-dependent methyltransferase: protein MQPATARARGDPELLGANRGFYDPLWRDARLITPERFNTWPLVRSLLDRSPRRLEVAPGLRPRLPIAGTQFVDISAPALARLRERGGRATQGNITALPFPDGAFDLVCALDIVEHVDDDDGALSELSRVAAPGAALLLSVPLHPAQWTAFDDFVGHRRRYEPQRLRSKLAEHGFVVDQSAVYGMQPKSSRLLDLGMWHLVHRRERAMWWYNHVFMPLGVRFQKKLALVPGLIDDDKVAEIILVCRKAGAAATPQPASRP, encoded by the coding sequence GTGCAGCCGGCCACGGCGCGAGCCCGCGGCGACCCGGAACTGCTGGGCGCCAACCGCGGGTTTTACGATCCGCTGTGGCGCGACGCGCGCCTGATCACGCCCGAGCGCTTCAACACCTGGCCGCTGGTGCGTTCACTACTGGACCGGTCGCCGCGCCGGCTGGAAGTCGCCCCTGGCCTGCGGCCACGCCTGCCGATCGCCGGCACGCAGTTCGTCGATATCAGCGCACCGGCACTGGCGCGGCTGCGCGAGCGCGGCGGGCGGGCGACGCAGGGCAACATCACCGCCCTGCCCTTTCCGGATGGCGCCTTCGATCTGGTCTGTGCGCTGGATATCGTCGAGCATGTCGACGATGACGACGGCGCCCTGTCCGAGCTGTCCCGCGTGGCGGCGCCGGGCGCCGCGCTGCTGCTGTCGGTGCCGCTGCACCCGGCACAGTGGACAGCCTTCGACGATTTCGTCGGCCACCGCCGCCGTTACGAGCCACAGCGGCTGCGCTCGAAACTCGCCGAGCATGGATTCGTGGTGGACCAGAGCGCGGTTTACGGCATGCAGCCGAAATCCTCGCGCCTGCTGGACCTTGGAATGTGGCACCTGGTGCATCGGCGCGAACGCGCCATGTGGTGGTACAACCATGTCTTCATGCCGCTGGGCGTGCGCTTCCAGAAGAAACTCGCGCTGGTGCCGGGTCTGATCGACGACGACAAGGTGGCGGAGATCATCCTCGTGTGCCGCAAGGCCGGCGCTGCGGCGACACCGCAACCGGCATCCCGGCCCTGA
- the fabG gene encoding 3-oxoacyl-ACP reductase FabG yields the protein MTAARQWILITGASRGIGRAIALRLAGDGFGLVLHGRSLSPDLKQTAEQARAAGVPTRIVHFDIADRAAAAAALEADVAAHGAPYGVVCNAGMRRDGIFPALTADDWDDVLGTNLDGFYNVLRPLVLPMIRRRKPGRIVTLSSMAGLAGNRGQVNYSAAKGGIIGASKALALELATRGITVNCVAPGLIGTDMIEGAPLDELLRDIPMRRVGEPGEVASLVGYLMSEGAAYITRQVISVNGGMST from the coding sequence ATGACTGCTGCGCGTCAGTGGATTCTGATCACCGGCGCCAGCCGCGGCATCGGCCGCGCCATCGCCCTGCGCCTGGCTGGCGACGGCTTCGGTCTGGTGCTGCACGGCCGCAGCCTGTCGCCGGACTTGAAGCAGACCGCCGAGCAGGCACGCGCGGCCGGCGTGCCGACCCGCATCGTGCATTTCGACATCGCGGATCGCGCCGCCGCCGCCGCGGCGCTGGAGGCGGATGTGGCCGCCCATGGCGCGCCCTATGGCGTGGTGTGCAACGCCGGCATGCGGCGCGACGGCATCTTTCCGGCTCTGACCGCGGACGACTGGGATGACGTGCTGGGCACCAACCTGGACGGCTTCTACAACGTCCTGCGGCCACTGGTGCTGCCCATGATCCGGCGCCGCAAACCGGGACGCATCGTCACCCTGTCGTCGATGGCGGGCCTTGCCGGCAACCGCGGCCAGGTCAACTACAGCGCAGCCAAGGGCGGCATCATCGGCGCCAGCAAGGCGCTGGCGCTGGAGCTGGCGACCCGCGGCATCACGGTCAACTGCGTCGCACCGGGCCTGATCGGGACCGACATGATCGAGGGCGCGCCGCTCGATGAGCTGCTCAGAGACATCCCGATGCGCCGCGTGGGCGAGCCCGGGGAAGTCGCAAGCCTGGTCGGCTATCTGATGTCGGAAGGCGCGGCCTACATCACGCGCCAGGTGATCTCGGTCAACGGCGGCATGAGCACGTGA
- a CDS encoding DUF3261 domain-containing protein, whose protein sequence is MLRLSAPALTLALTLALTLALAGCALKPALTASTAFPVLAPATLGAAHSARQLLHAAFGEHDLAFQCVIDARPDAFTVVGLDALGQRWFSLHHDGRTLDTRLGPQAPQQLDPARVLADLQLALWPLAALQQALTGGAWQVSEPAPATRRLRRDGRLVAEVHYAGADPWQGQLWLSNFETGYTLSVESRPVQ, encoded by the coding sequence GTGCTGCGTCTGTCCGCCCCGGCCCTGACACTGGCCCTGACACTGGCCCTGACGCTGGCCCTGGCCGGCTGCGCCCTGAAGCCGGCGCTCACGGCCTCGACGGCATTTCCGGTACTGGCCCCAGCCACGCTGGGCGCTGCCCACAGCGCCCGGCAACTGCTGCACGCGGCTTTTGGCGAGCATGACCTGGCCTTTCAGTGCGTGATTGACGCCCGCCCGGATGCCTTCACCGTGGTCGGCCTGGATGCGCTCGGCCAGCGCTGGTTCAGCCTGCACCATGACGGCCGGACGCTGGACACTCGGCTCGGCCCACAGGCGCCGCAGCAACTGGACCCCGCTCGCGTGCTGGCGGACCTACAACTGGCGCTGTGGCCATTGGCCGCCTTGCAGCAGGCGCTGACGGGCGGTGCCTGGCAGGTCAGCGAACCGGCCCCGGCAACCCGCCGCCTGCGCCGTGACGGTCGGCTGGTGGCGGAAGTCCACTACGCGGGCGCGGACCCCTGGCAGGGCCAGCTGTGGCTGAGCAATTTCGAGACCGGCTACACGCTGTCGGTCGAATCGAGGCCAGTGCAATGA
- a CDS encoding MMPL family transporter, protein MSPEPGGIYLRFWLWTAAVAALVLFYALRVAPVLRIDTDIMALLPGAADQTAAAQQRHSDAVGRKLLFLVGDADPQRAREAARLLADRLRDAHVFTAVSLEADAGMADLTLYREHRFGLLSDAQRRLLSQPGGTERLRAQTLAGLYGPGVMPRALPVAQDPFNLLGDFLAQQLAALGAVRPDHGMLMLTQAGVSYVLVGAEIGGDPFSVDTQDRIMPAIDAAVAQTRGAGAQVIPAGVILHAAQAARRARAEINLVGTLSLLGVALMILLTFRSLRPLLLNVVVLGSGALAALTLCQLVFGRVTLIALVFGSGLIGVAADYSTHFLADQFRNPAGWTPRQALRHVGPSIVMGMGCAVLGYLSLGLTPLPGLRQMAVFSAAGLVVACIGVLCWFPVLGPPARRGKPLPLRWAVWLDRSLGRLGGRHTRSATWVLAVLAVLGMAGVRFADDVRLLYAVPAPLREADSRIRELLQSIPDSQFFLVQGPSPEAVLQTEERLREGLDPVVAHGGLDSYRAISRGLPSAQRQQENHALLAAQVYRPGGIGPRLMDELGFPPALVAQRLAEFEAAAPPLGVAQWLADAVSMPYRDLWLGADANGYASIVSLSGIRDFAALRALATGLPGVQFVDQVAAVSELLGHYRRLALLLLAAAYVLIGSAMALRYGITDAARLLMAPMGAALLTAGVLGACGALNLFHVLGLFLVLGLGVDYAVFLREGAASRATTVLAITLSTVGAALSYGLLAFSATPFIRAIGLTLLIGVGFTYLLALLLQRPPAGTIHMDAS, encoded by the coding sequence TTGAGCCCTGAGCCCGGCGGGATTTACCTGCGCTTCTGGCTGTGGACCGCGGCCGTGGCGGCGCTGGTGCTGTTCTATGCACTGCGCGTGGCCCCGGTGCTGCGCATCGACACCGACATCATGGCCCTGCTGCCGGGCGCCGCCGATCAGACCGCGGCCGCGCAGCAACGCCACTCCGATGCGGTCGGCCGAAAATTGCTGTTCCTGGTGGGCGACGCCGATCCGCAGCGCGCGCGTGAGGCGGCCCGGCTGCTGGCCGATCGCTTGCGCGATGCGCACGTGTTCACGGCCGTGAGCCTGGAAGCCGATGCCGGGATGGCGGATCTGACGCTGTACCGGGAGCATCGCTTCGGCCTGCTGTCGGACGCGCAGCGCCGGCTGCTGAGCCAGCCGGGCGGCACCGAGCGCCTGCGCGCGCAAACACTCGCCGGACTGTATGGACCCGGTGTCATGCCGCGGGCGTTGCCGGTGGCGCAGGACCCCTTCAACCTGCTCGGGGACTTTTTGGCGCAGCAGCTGGCCGCCTTGGGCGCCGTGCGCCCGGACCACGGCATGCTGATGCTCACCCAGGCCGGCGTCAGTTACGTGCTGGTCGGGGCCGAAATCGGCGGCGACCCGTTCTCGGTCGATACCCAGGACCGGATCATGCCGGCGATCGATGCCGCGGTGGCGCAGACGCGCGGCGCGGGCGCGCAGGTGATCCCGGCCGGCGTCATCCTGCACGCGGCGCAGGCAGCGCGACGCGCGCGCGCCGAGATCAACCTGGTCGGCACGCTGTCGCTGCTCGGCGTGGCGCTGATGATCCTGCTGACCTTCCGTTCGCTGCGCCCCCTGCTGCTGAACGTCGTCGTGCTGGGCAGCGGCGCGTTGGCCGCCTTGACCCTGTGCCAGCTGGTATTCGGCCGCGTGACGCTGATCGCGCTGGTATTCGGCAGCGGCCTGATCGGCGTGGCGGCGGATTATTCCACCCACTTCCTGGCCGACCAGTTCCGCAACCCGGCCGGCTGGACGCCGCGCCAGGCCCTGCGTCATGTCGGCCCCAGCATCGTCATGGGCATGGGCTGCGCCGTGCTGGGTTACCTCAGCCTGGGCCTGACGCCCTTGCCGGGGCTGAGGCAAATGGCCGTGTTTTCGGCCGCCGGCCTGGTTGTGGCCTGCATCGGCGTGCTGTGCTGGTTCCCCGTGCTGGGGCCGCCGGCTCGGCGCGGCAAGCCGCTACCGCTGCGCTGGGCGGTGTGGCTCGATCGCAGCCTTGGCCGCTTGGGCGGCCGGCACACCCGCAGCGCGACCTGGGTCCTCGCCGTGCTGGCCGTGCTGGGCATGGCCGGCGTCCGATTTGCCGACGATGTAAGGCTGCTGTATGCCGTGCCGGCGCCGCTGCGCGAAGCCGACAGCCGCATACGCGAGCTGCTGCAGAGTATTCCCGACAGTCAGTTCTTCCTTGTCCAGGGGCCGTCTCCCGAAGCCGTGCTGCAGACCGAGGAGCGCCTGCGGGAAGGCCTCGATCCGGTGGTCGCCCACGGTGGGCTCGACAGCTACCGGGCGATCAGCCGCGGCCTGCCTTCCGCGCAGCGGCAACAGGAAAACCATGCCCTGCTGGCGGCGCAGGTCTACCGCCCCGGCGGCATCGGTCCGCGGCTGATGGACGAGCTCGGCTTTCCGCCGGCGCTGGTAGCGCAGCGCCTGGCTGAGTTCGAGGCCGCCGCGCCACCGCTGGGTGTGGCGCAGTGGCTCGCCGATGCCGTGTCCATGCCCTATCGCGATCTTTGGCTGGGCGCAGACGCAAACGGCTATGCCTCGATCGTCAGCCTGAGCGGGATCCGCGACTTCGCCGCCCTGCGGGCACTGGCGACCGGTCTGCCGGGCGTGCAGTTCGTGGACCAGGTGGCCGCCGTGTCCGAACTGCTCGGCCACTACCGGCGACTGGCGCTGCTGCTGCTGGCGGCCGCGTATGTTCTGATCGGCAGCGCGATGGCACTGCGCTACGGCATCACGGACGCCGCCCGCTTGTTGATGGCGCCGATGGGCGCCGCGCTGCTCACTGCCGGCGTGCTGGGCGCCTGCGGCGCACTCAACCTGTTCCACGTGCTTGGCCTGTTCCTGGTGCTGGGCCTTGGCGTGGACTACGCGGTGTTCCTGCGCGAAGGCGCGGCCTCGCGCGCCACCACGGTGCTGGCCATTACGCTGTCGACGGTGGGGGCGGCGCTGTCCTACGGCCTGCTGGCCTTCAGCGCCACGCCGTTCATTCGCGCCATTGGCCTGACGCTGCTGATCGGCGTCGGTTTCACCTATTTGCTGGCATTGCTGTTGCAGCGCCCGCCGGCCGGGACGATCCACATGGATGCTTCGTGA
- a CDS encoding outer membrane lipoprotein carrier protein LolA, which yields MKHALRWLIALLFALPVLADDLFDHPQTPARAQAVLRAAMPDLGQIQVLRGRFEQRKYLSEIPQPLTSSGEFLLVRDLGVWWHAQTPIDSAVTLTHGGLVQLDAGPSAPDRTSLRQPGSELVASVFFALFTLDIDTLARSFDLFMTDSGGRWQLGLRPRDASLAAWFQQAIISGGARVEQVRLYEAAGDRTEIDLDATAQPRSSLTPTERQRFEP from the coding sequence ATGAAGCATGCGTTGCGCTGGCTGATCGCCCTGCTGTTTGCCCTGCCGGTGCTGGCCGACGACCTGTTCGATCACCCGCAAACGCCGGCCCGGGCGCAGGCCGTCCTGCGAGCGGCCATGCCCGATCTGGGCCAGATTCAGGTGCTGCGGGGCCGCTTCGAGCAGCGCAAGTATCTGAGCGAGATTCCGCAACCACTGACGTCCAGTGGCGAGTTCCTGCTGGTGCGCGATCTGGGCGTGTGGTGGCATGCCCAGACGCCGATCGACTCCGCCGTGACGTTGACCCATGGCGGACTGGTGCAGCTGGACGCCGGCCCATCGGCGCCGGACCGCACAAGCCTTCGCCAGCCGGGGTCGGAGCTCGTCGCCAGCGTCTTTTTCGCCCTGTTCACGCTCGACATCGACACCCTGGCGCGCAGCTTCGACCTGTTCATGACCGACTCCGGCGGGCGCTGGCAGCTGGGCCTGCGACCGCGCGATGCGAGCCTCGCCGCCTGGTTCCAGCAAGCCATCATCAGCGGTGGCGCGCGCGTGGAACAGGTGCGCCTGTACGAGGCGGCAGGCGACCGTACCGAGATCGACCTGGATGCGACAGCGCAGCCCCGGTCCAGCCTCACGCCCACCGAGCGCCAACGCTTTGAGCCCTGA
- a CDS encoding acyl-CoA thioesterase, which yields MSAPAARSAAVQVQVPFHDLDPAGIVWHGHYAKYFELARCALLESFDYNYPQMAASGYSWPVIDLRVRYIRPAVFAQCLNVSATLLEWQFRLRIRYRITDAATGKRLTQGETVQVAVDLETRQMCLPSPVVLLEKLGLAT from the coding sequence ATGAGCGCGCCAGCGGCACGAAGCGCGGCGGTACAGGTGCAGGTGCCGTTCCACGACCTGGACCCGGCCGGCATCGTCTGGCATGGCCACTACGCGAAGTACTTCGAGCTCGCCCGCTGCGCGCTGCTTGAGAGCTTCGATTACAACTACCCGCAAATGGCCGCGTCCGGCTACAGCTGGCCGGTCATCGACCTGCGCGTGCGATACATCCGGCCGGCCGTGTTTGCGCAATGCCTGAACGTCAGTGCCACCCTGCTGGAATGGCAATTCCGGCTGCGCATCCGCTACCGGATCACCGACGCCGCCACCGGCAAGCGCCTGACCCAGGGCGAGACGGTGCAGGTTGCGGTGGACCTGGAAACGCGCCAGATGTGCCTGCCCTCGCCCGTGGTGCTGCTCGAAAAACTCGGACTGGCGACATGA
- a CDS encoding glycosyltransferase family 2 protein, with product MIQGEHPTQYGGTAPYRPCIVIPFYRHEGAIAGTIERLKPFGLNCWIVDDGSGEPSREVLQQIASREAQWVRLSRHARNRGKGEAVMTGLREAHAAGFTHAVQIDADGQHDASDLPRLLSVSRAQPQALVTGIPVYDESVPKARLYGRYLTHVLVWLQTLSLQIRDSMCGFRVYPVDTALAVWDQGHVGRRMEFDTEIMVRMFWRGVPVQSVPTRVTYPADGVSHFHMVRENLRLAWMHLRLLVGMCLRLPRLLWRRTA from the coding sequence GTGATCCAGGGCGAGCACCCCACGCAGTACGGCGGCACGGCGCCCTACCGACCCTGCATCGTCATCCCCTTTTACCGTCACGAAGGCGCCATTGCCGGCACCATCGAGCGACTCAAGCCCTTTGGCCTGAACTGCTGGATCGTCGATGACGGCAGCGGCGAGCCCAGCCGCGAAGTGCTGCAACAGATCGCCAGCCGCGAGGCGCAGTGGGTGCGCCTGAGCCGCCATGCGCGAAACCGCGGCAAGGGCGAGGCGGTGATGACCGGCCTCAGGGAGGCTCACGCCGCCGGCTTTACGCACGCGGTGCAGATCGACGCCGACGGCCAGCACGACGCCAGCGACCTGCCGCGCCTGCTGTCGGTGTCCCGCGCGCAGCCACAGGCACTGGTCACCGGCATCCCGGTGTATGACGAGTCGGTGCCCAAGGCGCGCCTGTATGGCCGCTACCTGACGCACGTTCTGGTCTGGCTGCAGACTCTTTCGCTGCAGATCCGCGACTCGATGTGCGGCTTTCGGGTCTACCCGGTGGACACCGCGCTGGCGGTGTGGGACCAGGGCCACGTCGGCCGGCGCATGGAGTTCGACACCGAGATCATGGTGCGCATGTTCTGGCGCGGCGTGCCGGTGCAAAGCGTGCCCACGCGCGTGACCTACCCCGCCGACGGCGTGTCGCACTTCCACATGGTGCGCGAGAACCTGCGCCTGGCCTGGATGCACCTGCGGCTGCTGGTCGGCATGTGCCTGCGCCTGCCGCGGCTGCTGTGGCGGCGCACCGCATGA
- a CDS encoding lysophospholipid acyltransferase family protein yields MSGWRQRLDYASRIASTGLCFATFGLACVVVSVVWYPLLRLSSPDEATTRRRVRHCTHVFYRFILGMARRLGMLSFELHGVERLAAPGQLVVANHPSLIDVLFIGAQMPQVGCIVKESLQRNPFLGAPMRWAGYIPNSTPEHLIEDCLATLRAGDSLLVFPEGTRSVPGQPLKMKRGPAHIALVAGCDLLPVTIVCHPSALTKSDVWYRVPAQRPHWCVSVGEPIRLADLVVAGEPRSVSARRVTAHLLDYFSARVGSAALPSATAAGAASAPVDSAAA; encoded by the coding sequence ATGAGCGGCTGGCGGCAGAGGCTGGATTACGCCTCGCGGATCGCCAGTACCGGCCTGTGTTTCGCCACCTTCGGCCTGGCCTGCGTCGTGGTCAGCGTGGTGTGGTATCCGCTGCTGCGCCTGAGTTCGCCCGACGAGGCCACCACGCGTCGGCGGGTGCGCCATTGCACGCATGTGTTTTACCGCTTCATCCTGGGCATGGCGCGCCGGCTGGGCATGCTCAGCTTCGAGCTGCACGGCGTCGAGCGGCTGGCGGCGCCCGGCCAGCTGGTGGTGGCCAATCACCCGAGCCTGATCGACGTGCTGTTCATCGGTGCCCAGATGCCGCAGGTCGGCTGCATCGTCAAGGAATCGCTGCAGCGCAATCCATTCCTGGGTGCGCCGATGCGCTGGGCCGGTTATATCCCCAACAGCACCCCCGAACACCTGATCGAGGACTGCCTGGCGACACTGCGCGCCGGCGACTCGCTGCTGGTGTTTCCGGAAGGAACGCGCAGCGTGCCGGGCCAGCCGCTGAAGATGAAACGCGGCCCGGCCCACATCGCGCTCGTCGCCGGCTGCGACCTGCTGCCCGTCACCATCGTGTGCCATCCCAGTGCCCTGACCAAGTCCGACGTCTGGTACCGGGTGCCGGCGCAAAGACCGCACTGGTGCGTGAGCGTCGGCGAGCCGATCCGCCTGGCCGACCTGGTGGTGGCCGGTGAGCCAAGGTCCGTTTCCGCGCGCCGCGTGACGGCCCACCTGCTGGACTATTTCAGCGCCCGCGTCGGTTCGGCGGCGCTGCCGAGCGCCACGGCGGCCGGCGCGGCATCCGCACCCGTGGATTCGGCGGCAGCCTAG
- a CDS encoding phosphopantetheine-binding protein: MSPLSDAEREMAQFLVTVLNLEGVAPDDISPEAPLFSHEAAGLGLDSIDALEIALGVQQKYGVELRADDEDNKQIFGSLRALSAYVQSRRPA, from the coding sequence ATGTCCCCACTGTCCGACGCAGAGCGCGAGATGGCGCAATTTCTGGTCACCGTGCTCAACCTGGAAGGCGTGGCGCCGGACGACATTTCGCCCGAGGCGCCGCTATTCAGCCATGAGGCCGCCGGCCTGGGTCTGGATTCGATCGATGCCCTGGAGATCGCACTGGGCGTGCAGCAGAAATACGGCGTCGAGCTGCGGGCCGACGACGAGGACAACAAGCAGATCTTCGGCTCGCTGCGGGCGCTCAGCGCCTACGTGCAAAGCCGCCGCCCTGCCTGA
- a CDS encoding AMP-binding protein, producing the protein MSRQRFLIDVLALASRLPEATHALNLCEDRYRFMTAFAAVCLRGQTNLLPPSQAAGVMAQIVGAYPGCYGLADTVPPDLPLTWIAVSDEAGADIAPHAVPTLLHDHIAAVVFTSGSTGTPQVHAKTWGTLARTAQLIAQRFLGDGAVAANIVATVPPQHMYGLETTVMMALASGCAVHVGRTFFPAELRDALAQVPAPRVLITTPVHLRAFIAAGGSFPALQLVVSATAPLATELAAAAEAALGAPVHEIYGCTEAGSMATRRTIATPVWQLFPGMHLSWHNGTDLVHGEHLPAPVTLPDLVDDLGDGRFHLRGRSTDLLKVAGKRASLSELTAHLLRIPGVVDAVVFVPEAARGGEARPAALVVAPELSEAHILAALGTMVDPVFLPRPLVRVARLPRNTVGKLPQAALLAELERGRA; encoded by the coding sequence GTGAGCCGGCAGCGATTCCTGATCGACGTGCTCGCCCTGGCGAGCCGACTTCCGGAAGCGACTCACGCGCTCAACCTGTGCGAGGACCGCTACCGCTTCATGACCGCCTTCGCCGCAGTGTGCCTGCGCGGCCAGACCAATCTGCTGCCGCCGAGCCAGGCGGCCGGTGTCATGGCGCAAATCGTCGGTGCGTATCCCGGTTGTTACGGGCTGGCCGACACGGTGCCGCCCGACCTGCCGCTGACATGGATCGCGGTGAGCGACGAAGCGGGCGCCGATATCGCGCCGCACGCGGTTCCGACCCTGCTCCACGACCACATCGCCGCAGTGGTTTTCACCTCCGGCAGCACCGGCACGCCGCAGGTGCATGCCAAGACCTGGGGCACGCTGGCGCGCACGGCGCAGCTGATCGCGCAGCGCTTTCTGGGAGACGGGGCTGTCGCAGCCAACATCGTGGCCACTGTGCCACCGCAGCACATGTACGGCCTCGAAACCACGGTGATGATGGCCTTGGCCAGTGGCTGCGCCGTGCACGTCGGCCGCACCTTCTTTCCGGCCGAGTTGCGCGACGCCCTGGCGCAGGTGCCGGCACCGCGGGTGCTGATCACGACGCCCGTTCACCTGCGCGCGTTCATCGCTGCCGGTGGGTCGTTCCCGGCGTTGCAGCTGGTCGTGTCGGCCACCGCGCCCCTTGCAACGGAGCTGGCGGCGGCCGCCGAAGCCGCGCTCGGGGCGCCGGTGCATGAAATCTATGGCTGCACCGAGGCCGGCAGCATGGCCACGCGCCGTACCATCGCCACGCCGGTCTGGCAGTTGTTCCCCGGCATGCACCTGAGCTGGCACAACGGCACGGACCTCGTGCACGGCGAGCATCTGCCGGCGCCGGTAACGCTGCCGGATCTTGTCGACGACCTGGGTGATGGCCGGTTCCACTTGCGCGGACGCAGTACCGACCTGCTCAAGGTGGCCGGCAAGCGCGCGTCCCTGAGCGAGCTGACGGCGCATCTGCTGCGGATTCCGGGCGTCGTCGATGCCGTGGTGTTCGTGCCCGAAGCGGCGCGGGGCGGCGAGGCGCGGCCCGCGGCGCTGGTGGTGGCGCCTGAGCTGAGTGAGGCGCACATCCTGGCGGCGCTTGGCACGATGGTCGATCCGGTGTTCCTGCCCCGGCCGCTGGTCCGCGTGGCGCGCCTGCCGCGCAACACGGTCGGCAAGCTGCCGCAGGCGGCGCTGCTGGCCGAGCTGGAGCGTGGCCGTGCCTGA